A genomic region of Candidatus Syntrophosphaera sp. contains the following coding sequences:
- the rpoC gene encoding DNA-directed RNA polymerase subunit beta', translated as MLKDTRREIRPNDYDFVRIKLAAPETIVNEWSHGEVTKPDTLNYRTLKPEKDGLFCERIFGPERDYECACGKYKKKRFANTVCDRCNVLVTTSRVRRTRMGHISLAVPIAHIWFVKSAPSKIGTLLDMTVKDLERILYYESFIVIDPGDSPYEKYELIEVDEYYEIKDKVGDNFLAMMGAEAIRELLARIDLNNEALNIRSRLKMEKATLHKQKLINKLKIVDAFLKSGNRPEYMILEALPVLPPTLRPLVPLEGGRFATADFNDLYRRVITRNNRLKQLLDIRAPEVILRNEKRMLQEAVDALIDNSRKPRPVRGRGNRPLKSLTDQLKGKQGRFRQNLLGKRVDYSGRSVITVGPELKLYQCGIPKDMAVELFKPYLIERLQKMGEVDKVKNAKKLIEKKQPEIWSILEDVIKDYPVLLNRAPTLHRLGIQAFMPVLTDNKAIQLHPMVCVPFNADFDGDQMGVYVPLSTEAQIEARVLMLATRNLLLPANGRLAMAANQDIVLGCYYLTMIEHPEPEDVSKVRHFYSPDEVMAAYEAEEQLYAIKGEMEGERSLDLHTWIRVKVDNNFISTTVGRVIFNQIIPPEVGFQNITYDKGKLNDLAMLCFDAVGQWRTAQMLDQLKELGFGYATRAGVTFSFSDIVAPKRKDEIIEQSEEEVKKVFDLHQKGGITENERFGRIVDLWKKTTVRVTDEMMEELSHSRNGLNSIYMMFKSGARGSKDQIKQLGGMRGLMDKPAKIGSTGGADVIETPIKSNFRDGLTVLEYFVSTHGARKGLADTALKTADAGYLTRRLVDVAQNAIIQMEDCGASRGVHMSVLKEGNEVVTTLADRIQGRTAVDDVVDPVTGKVLVHSGQEISNKMARTIQNHGIISVHVRSVLTCEAERGICARCYGRNLATQKPATVGDPVGIIAAQSIGEPGTQLTLRTFHIGGAASTTTELAEVVASHDGFIRFDRMNTVSNIDNQLISVSHLGKIFIMDEENKKVLEEYKVEYAATVHVRDGQKVVQNTKLLSWDQFNNPLISTAKGVLHYENFVKDITFKEEYNDITYSRDITIIESKDRKKQPQFRVVSEEGSAVFIPLPSGLVIRVEDGSFVHTGDILGQTSRMTIKQRDITGGLPRVQDLFEARVPKDKAKISDIEGIVTIGGLKKTGRDIFVTPQNGVFAPIDGKIQVQSDEFQDQIVILTDKAVYAEKDGKVTIVEENKKKMVSIAKRNAKATVYEIPKGMQIIVSNDQNVKAGAALCGRVLEIPPMQESIVSDGDMVKKGQPLAGRKYSIPSGKRIIVHQGDHVESGDALSDGPFDPHDMLVKGIIEAQLMILNEVQEIYRKQGVKIDDKHVSVIIRQMFKKVRITDSGSTSFLEGDIVDKITVEKENREIIQFGKTPAQFEQLLLGITKTSLLTDSWLSAASFQETTKVLTKASIEGRVDRLEGLKESIILGHRIPVGTGTKLYNTMLEEAVNSGETVAQIVDRFAHPQGDEEAEDYFNF; from the coding sequence AACCATCGTCAACGAATGGTCCCACGGTGAGGTCACCAAACCGGACACCCTGAACTACCGCACCCTCAAACCAGAAAAGGACGGCTTGTTCTGTGAAAGGATCTTTGGCCCGGAACGGGACTATGAATGCGCCTGCGGAAAGTATAAAAAGAAACGCTTTGCCAATACGGTCTGCGATCGCTGTAACGTGCTCGTGACCACATCCCGCGTGCGCAGGACCCGCATGGGGCACATCTCCCTCGCGGTCCCCATAGCCCACATCTGGTTCGTGAAGAGCGCTCCCAGCAAGATAGGCACCCTGCTGGACATGACGGTCAAAGACCTGGAACGCATCCTCTATTACGAATCCTTCATCGTCATCGACCCGGGCGACAGCCCCTATGAGAAATATGAACTGATCGAAGTCGACGAATACTACGAGATCAAGGACAAGGTGGGGGACAATTTCCTCGCTATGATGGGCGCGGAAGCGATCCGGGAGTTACTGGCCCGCATTGATCTCAATAATGAGGCCCTGAATATCCGTTCGCGCCTCAAGATGGAAAAGGCCACCCTGCACAAGCAGAAGCTGATCAATAAGCTGAAGATCGTGGATGCCTTCCTCAAGTCCGGGAACCGTCCTGAGTATATGATCCTGGAAGCCTTGCCAGTTTTGCCGCCAACCCTGAGACCCCTGGTCCCGTTGGAAGGCGGAAGATTTGCCACCGCGGATTTCAATGATCTCTATCGCCGCGTGATCACGCGCAACAACCGTTTGAAACAACTTTTGGACATTCGCGCTCCTGAAGTGATCTTGCGCAACGAAAAGCGCATGCTCCAGGAAGCCGTGGACGCCCTGATCGACAATTCGCGCAAACCGCGCCCGGTGAGGGGCAGAGGCAATCGGCCCCTGAAATCCCTGACCGATCAGCTGAAAGGAAAACAAGGCCGGTTCCGCCAGAACCTGCTGGGAAAACGCGTTGACTACTCCGGACGTTCCGTGATCACGGTCGGGCCGGAACTGAAGCTGTATCAATGCGGCATTCCCAAGGATATGGCCGTCGAACTTTTCAAGCCCTACCTCATCGAGCGCTTGCAGAAGATGGGCGAAGTGGACAAGGTCAAAAACGCCAAAAAGCTCATTGAGAAGAAACAGCCGGAGATCTGGTCCATCCTGGAGGATGTGATCAAGGATTATCCCGTTCTGCTCAACCGCGCGCCGACCTTGCACCGTTTGGGCATCCAGGCCTTCATGCCTGTGCTTACGGACAACAAGGCCATCCAACTGCATCCCATGGTCTGCGTTCCTTTCAACGCGGACTTCGACGGTGACCAGATGGGCGTTTACGTGCCTCTGTCCACCGAAGCCCAGATCGAAGCAAGGGTTTTGATGCTTGCGACCCGCAATCTGCTCCTGCCGGCAAACGGCAGGCTGGCCATGGCGGCAAACCAGGACATCGTGCTCGGCTGCTACTACCTGACCATGATCGAACATCCCGAACCGGAAGACGTATCGAAGGTCCGTCATTTCTACAGCCCAGATGAAGTGATGGCCGCCTATGAAGCGGAAGAACAACTATACGCCATCAAAGGAGAAATGGAAGGGGAACGTAGTTTGGACCTGCACACCTGGATTCGGGTCAAAGTCGACAACAATTTTATCTCGACCACGGTTGGCAGGGTTATCTTCAACCAGATAATTCCGCCTGAGGTGGGATTCCAAAACATCACCTATGATAAAGGCAAACTGAATGACCTTGCCATGCTTTGTTTTGACGCGGTGGGGCAATGGCGGACCGCCCAGATGCTTGACCAACTCAAGGAGCTTGGCTTTGGCTATGCCACCCGGGCCGGAGTGACCTTCAGTTTCAGCGACATCGTTGCTCCCAAACGCAAGGATGAGATCATCGAGCAGTCCGAGGAAGAGGTCAAGAAGGTGTTTGACCTTCACCAGAAAGGCGGCATCACCGAAAACGAGCGTTTCGGGCGCATCGTCGACCTCTGGAAAAAGACCACTGTCCGCGTGACCGACGAGATGATGGAAGAGCTCTCGCACAGCAGAAACGGGCTCAACTCCATCTATATGATGTTCAAATCCGGGGCCAGGGGCAGCAAGGACCAGATCAAGCAATTGGGCGGCATGCGCGGCTTGATGGACAAGCCTGCCAAGATCGGCTCCACCGGTGGCGCCGATGTCATCGAAACTCCGATCAAATCGAATTTCCGCGACGGCCTCACGGTGTTGGAGTACTTCGTCTCAACCCACGGCGCCCGCAAGGGACTGGCAGATACAGCCCTCAAAACGGCTGACGCTGGATACCTGACCCGCCGCCTGGTCGACGTGGCTCAAAATGCCATCATCCAAATGGAAGACTGCGGAGCCAGCCGTGGCGTGCACATGAGTGTCCTCAAGGAAGGCAACGAAGTTGTAACCACACTTGCTGATCGCATCCAAGGCAGGACTGCTGTTGACGATGTGGTCGATCCGGTCACGGGCAAAGTCCTTGTCCATAGCGGACAGGAGATAAGCAATAAAATGGCGCGTACCATCCAAAATCACGGCATTATCAGCGTTCATGTGCGTTCAGTGCTGACCTGCGAAGCCGAGCGAGGCATCTGCGCCAGATGCTACGGGCGCAACCTGGCCACGCAAAAACCAGCCACGGTTGGCGATCCGGTTGGCATCATTGCGGCCCAGAGCATTGGTGAGCCCGGCACGCAGCTAACTCTGCGGACCTTCCACATCGGAGGCGCCGCCAGCACCACGACCGAATTGGCGGAAGTTGTTGCCAGCCATGACGGCTTCATCCGCTTCGACCGCATGAACACGGTTTCGAACATCGATAACCAGCTCATATCGGTCAGCCATCTGGGCAAGATCTTCATCATGGATGAAGAAAACAAGAAGGTATTGGAAGAATACAAGGTCGAATACGCGGCCACGGTGCATGTGCGCGATGGGCAGAAGGTCGTTCAAAACACCAAACTGCTCAGTTGGGACCAGTTCAACAATCCCCTGATCTCGACCGCCAAGGGTGTCCTGCATTATGAAAACTTCGTCAAGGACATTACCTTCAAAGAAGAATACAACGACATCACCTATTCCCGCGACATCACGATCATCGAATCCAAAGACCGAAAGAAGCAGCCGCAGTTCCGCGTGGTCAGCGAAGAAGGAAGCGCGGTGTTTATCCCATTGCCGTCAGGGCTGGTGATACGCGTGGAAGACGGAAGCTTCGTGCATACGGGCGACATTCTGGGCCAGACCTCGCGCATGACGATCAAACAGCGCGACATCACGGGCGGCCTGCCCCGCGTACAGGATCTTTTCGAAGCCCGCGTGCCCAAGGACAAGGCCAAGATCTCGGACATCGAAGGGATCGTCACCATCGGCGGTTTGAAAAAGACAGGCCGCGATATCTTCGTCACACCGCAAAACGGGGTCTTTGCCCCCATCGACGGCAAGATCCAGGTTCAATCTGACGAATTCCAGGATCAGATAGTCATCCTGACCGACAAGGCGGTCTATGCGGAAAAGGATGGCAAGGTGACCATCGTGGAAGAAAATAAGAAAAAGATGGTCTCCATCGCCAAACGCAATGCCAAAGCGACGGTCTACGAGATCCCCAAGGGAATGCAGATCATCGTCAGCAACGACCAGAATGTGAAAGCCGGAGCCGCTCTTTGCGGAAGGGTCCTGGAGATCCCGCCCATGCAGGAAAGCATTGTCAGCGATGGTGATATGGTCAAAAAAGGCCAGCCCCTCGCCGGCAGGAAATATTCCATTCCTTCAGGCAAGCGGATCATAGTCCACCAGGGCGACCATGTGGAAAGCGGCGACGCCCTATCCGACGGCCCCTTCGATCCGCACGACATGCTGGTAAAAGGTATCATAGAAGCCCAGCTCATGATCCTCAACGAAGTGCAGGAGATCTACCGCAAACAGGGCGTGAAGATCGACGACAAGCACGTCAGTGTGATCATCCGCCAGATGTTCAAAAAGGTGCGCATTACCGATAGCGGCAGCACTTCCTTCCTCGAAGGGGACATCGTGGACAAGATCACCGTGGAGAAGGAAAACCGCGAGATCATCCAATTTGGCAAGACTCCCGCGCAGTTCGAACAACTCCTGCTGGGGATCACCAAAACCTCTCTGCTCACCGATAGCTGGCTTTCCGCCGCATCCTTCCAGGAAACCACCAAGGTTCTCACCAAGGCTTCCATCGAGGGACGCGTCGACCGCCTCGAAGGACTCAAGGAAAGCATCATCCTGGGCCATCGCATCCCTGTGGGAACCGGAACCAAGCTTTACAACACCATGCTTGAGGAAGCTGTCAATTCCGGCGAAACAGTGGCCCAGATTGTCGACCGCTTTGCCCATCCGCAAGGAGATGAGGAAGCGGAGGATTATTTCAATTTCTAA
- the rpsL gene encoding 30S ribosomal protein S12 has product MPTINQLIRKGRTEIEKKKKNRALMGCPQRRGVCTRVYTTTPKKPNSALRKVARVRLVNGFEVTAYIGGEGHNLQEHSIVLVRGGRVKDLPGVRYHIVRGALDSAGVEKRTKSRSKYGTKRPKAKK; this is encoded by the coding sequence GTGCCAACCATTAATCAACTGATTAGAAAAGGCCGGACCGAGATCGAAAAGAAAAAAAAGAACAGGGCGCTTATGGGATGTCCGCAAAGGCGCGGAGTATGCACTCGTGTTTACACGACGACGCCCAAAAAACCGAACTCGGCCTTGCGTAAAGTTGCGCGTGTCCGTCTGGTAAACGGATTTGAAGTTACAGCCTACATCGGCGGAGAAGGCCACAACCTGCAGGAACACAGCATCGTGCTGGTTCGCGGCGGTCGTGTCAAAGACCTTCCCGGCGTGCGCTATCATATCGTGCGCGGAGCCCTCGACTCCGCGGGTGTGGAAAAACGCACCAAATCCCGTTCAAAATATGGGACCAAGCGTCCCAAGGCGAAGAAGTAA
- the rpsG gene encoding 30S ribosomal protein S7 codes for MPRKKKAVVREVLPDPKYNDVVVSKFMNCLMKKGKKSIAEKIVYGAFDIIAEKTKQPPLEVFKTALDNVRPQVKVVSRRVGGSNYQIPTEVNEKNGQALAFRWLISYARARSEKTMIEKLAGEFIAAYKKEGASIKKREDTHKMAEANRAFAHLRR; via the coding sequence ATGCCCAGAAAGAAAAAAGCAGTCGTCCGCGAAGTTCTTCCGGATCCCAAGTATAACGATGTCGTTGTTTCCAAGTTCATGAACTGCCTGATGAAAAAGGGTAAGAAGAGCATTGCGGAAAAGATCGTTTACGGCGCTTTCGACATCATCGCCGAAAAGACCAAACAGCCTCCGCTGGAAGTCTTTAAAACAGCCCTGGACAATGTGCGCCCCCAGGTGAAGGTCGTTTCGCGCCGCGTGGGCGGATCGAACTACCAGATACCCACCGAGGTCAATGAAAAGAACGGCCAGGCCCTGGCATTTCGCTGGCTGATCAGCTATGCCCGTGCCCGCAGCGAGAAGACCATGATCGAAAAACTGGCCGGTGAATTCATTGCCGCCTACAAGAAAGAAGGCGCTTCGATCAAGAAACGCGAGGACACCCACAAGATGGCCGAGGCCAACAGGGCTTTCGCGCATCTCAGGCGCTAG